The Devosia sp. SD17-2 genome includes a region encoding these proteins:
- the addB gene encoding double-strand break repair protein AddB, producing MSLFSIPPHAPFLPTLAAAVMDGRLLGDWPRTGPFWLSDVTIVLPTQRAKRVLAQAFLEHPDFSGLLPDIRTFGGEVEDEEPFLPPFEAAALPRPASVLHRRLVLSRLVAAWARTPAGSEAFSTPPTAAEIFSMADSLGLVFDDLAIEERDASALKVIAEQLSPTLGAYWQQTLTFLDIALTVWPHVLADMGLADPAFLRGARLDRQADAAPLVYGEKPVIAAGSTGSIPATARLLRAISRLPRGALVLPGLDTAMSADTHAALLDPLKSPHGHPQYNLARLLRTLGAGPGQVVDLVAERHPRTHLVSKALALTEETAGWYEARLDGDRLETALKGMAVIAARHEDEEARAIALATRAALAEEKTVGIITPDRNLARRIAAELARFDIYVDDAAGAPLFHAPVGRLARQILNLAVSRCGAVDLVALLRSRWALFGYTRAELGALTDAIELGLLRGQRIAPGLAGLRAALAAHVAEPPKHAARKLSSEDGEAISALLDRVEAAIAPLVALVDGQSMDAADLAQALRLALVATADGASLRGRDEFEGWADQMVGHRGEGHPFPPIALDRVLSALMTGFQVRNHAERRTDIAIWGQLEARLMSPDLVILGAVNEDKWPEPADPGPWLSRGMRLAAGLEPPERLQGLAAHDFAQAIGNSDVIVAYARRIGASPASPSRFLQRLDAFIGAEAADGLRDKGAIWLDQARALDAVAETRAAVRPLPNPPIHLRPRRLSVTEIETLMRSPYDLYARHVLGLRRLDPLGDVPDARERGTIIHDALGRFVMEGHDPNAPDAFDTLMTIAADSFSGLEAIGERRDIWLRRFETAARQFLEFERLRAARVRKRHAEIRGEMTLPMVEPFLITGQADRVDVMMDGSVEILDFKTGTPPTKGMMRAFEAPQLLVEALMAEAGAMKDIPPAKTGALIYVKIGLGPEAFVPSDFAPAEGMDLMEAAEEIGRRMQGHIDFFLYNQHPMPARLLPLLSQRFAGAYDHLSRLAEWTAVDGGEDSE from the coding sequence ATGAGCCTTTTTTCCATCCCGCCACACGCGCCTTTCCTGCCAACGCTGGCGGCGGCGGTGATGGATGGGCGCCTGCTCGGCGACTGGCCACGCACGGGACCGTTCTGGCTCAGCGATGTCACCATCGTCCTGCCCACCCAACGCGCCAAGCGCGTGCTGGCGCAGGCTTTTCTCGAGCATCCCGACTTCAGCGGGCTCTTGCCCGACATTCGCACCTTCGGTGGCGAGGTGGAGGACGAAGAACCCTTCCTGCCGCCATTCGAAGCGGCGGCATTGCCCCGGCCCGCGTCCGTGCTGCACCGGCGACTGGTGCTGTCGCGCCTCGTCGCGGCATGGGCTCGCACACCCGCGGGAAGCGAGGCGTTCTCGACACCCCCGACGGCCGCGGAAATTTTCTCCATGGCCGATTCGCTCGGGCTGGTTTTCGACGATCTTGCCATTGAGGAACGCGACGCCAGCGCGCTCAAGGTGATCGCCGAGCAACTCTCGCCGACGCTGGGCGCCTATTGGCAGCAGACACTGACCTTTCTCGATATTGCCCTCACCGTCTGGCCGCATGTGCTGGCAGACATGGGCCTCGCAGACCCCGCATTCCTCCGCGGGGCGCGGCTCGATCGCCAAGCCGACGCCGCTCCTCTGGTCTACGGCGAAAAGCCAGTGATCGCGGCAGGGTCGACCGGCTCGATTCCGGCCACGGCGCGCCTGTTGCGGGCCATTTCCCGGCTGCCGCGCGGCGCGCTGGTGCTGCCGGGGCTCGATACTGCGATGAGTGCCGATACCCACGCCGCGCTGCTCGATCCGCTCAAGAGCCCGCATGGCCATCCGCAATATAATCTGGCGCGCCTGCTGCGGACGCTGGGGGCCGGGCCGGGGCAGGTGGTGGACCTCGTCGCGGAACGGCATCCACGCACCCATCTCGTCAGCAAGGCGCTGGCGCTGACCGAGGAAACGGCCGGCTGGTATGAGGCGCGGCTTGACGGCGATCGGCTGGAGACGGCGCTCAAGGGCATGGCGGTGATCGCCGCACGCCACGAGGACGAAGAGGCGCGGGCCATCGCCCTGGCGACGCGGGCCGCGCTGGCCGAGGAAAAGACCGTCGGCATCATCACCCCGGACCGCAATCTGGCGCGGCGGATTGCGGCTGAACTGGCGCGTTTTGACATTTATGTCGACGACGCTGCCGGTGCGCCGCTGTTCCATGCCCCGGTCGGGCGGCTGGCCCGACAGATCCTCAATCTGGCGGTATCGCGCTGTGGCGCGGTCGATCTTGTTGCCCTGCTGCGCAGCCGCTGGGCGCTGTTCGGATACACCCGCGCCGAGTTGGGCGCGCTGACCGATGCCATCGAGCTCGGTCTACTGCGCGGGCAGCGCATTGCGCCCGGACTTGCAGGTCTCCGCGCCGCACTTGCCGCCCATGTCGCCGAGCCGCCAAAACATGCGGCGCGCAAGCTTTCGAGCGAGGATGGCGAGGCCATATCGGCGCTGCTGGATCGGGTGGAGGCGGCGATTGCGCCGCTCGTGGCGCTCGTCGACGGCCAGAGCATGGATGCAGCTGACCTCGCACAGGCACTGCGGCTGGCGCTCGTGGCCACCGCCGATGGCGCGTCCCTGCGCGGCCGCGACGAGTTTGAGGGCTGGGCCGACCAGATGGTCGGACACCGCGGGGAGGGGCACCCGTTCCCGCCCATCGCGCTTGATCGCGTGCTATCGGCGCTGATGACCGGCTTTCAGGTGCGCAACCATGCCGAGCGCCGGACGGACATCGCCATCTGGGGGCAGCTCGAAGCCCGGCTCATGTCGCCGGACCTGGTCATCCTCGGCGCGGTCAATGAAGACAAATGGCCCGAACCGGCCGATCCCGGTCCCTGGCTCAGCCGCGGCATGCGGCTGGCGGCGGGGCTGGAGCCGCCTGAGCGGCTGCAGGGCCTTGCGGCCCATGACTTCGCCCAGGCCATCGGCAACAGCGATGTCATCGTCGCCTATGCCCGAAGGATTGGCGCAAGCCCGGCCAGCCCATCGCGTTTTCTGCAGCGGCTGGATGCCTTTATCGGAGCCGAGGCGGCGGACGGGCTTCGCGACAAGGGCGCGATCTGGCTCGATCAGGCGCGGGCACTCGACGCTGTGGCAGAGACCCGGGCAGCGGTGCGACCGCTGCCCAATCCGCCGATCCATCTGCGGCCACGGCGTCTCTCAGTAACCGAGATCGAGACGCTAATGCGCTCGCCCTACGACCTTTACGCGCGCCATGTCCTTGGGCTGCGACGGCTCGATCCGCTCGGCGATGTTCCGGATGCGCGCGAGCGCGGCACGATCATCCACGATGCGCTGGGGCGGTTTGTCATGGAAGGGCACGACCCCAATGCGCCGGACGCCTTCGACACGCTCATGACTATCGCCGCCGATTCGTTTTCGGGCCTGGAAGCCATAGGGGAACGCCGGGATATCTGGCTGCGCCGGTTTGAGACGGCGGCGCGGCAATTCCTTGAGTTTGAACGGCTTAGAGCCGCGCGGGTGCGAAAACGCCACGCCGAAATCCGCGGCGAGATGACCTTGCCCATGGTCGAGCCCTTCCTCATCACCGGCCAGGCGGACCGCGTCGATGTGATGATGGATGGCAGTGTCGAAATCCTTGATTTCAAAACAGGAACACCGCCAACCAAGGGCATGATGAGGGCTTTCGAGGCGCCGCAATTGCTGGTCGAGGCGCTGATGGCCGAGGCCGGGGCGATGAAGGATATTCCGCCGGCAAAGACCGGGGCGCTGATCTACGTCAAGATCGGGCTCGGGCCTGAGGCTTTTGTGCCGAGCGATTTTGCGCCGGCCGAGGGAATGGATCTGATGGAGGCGGCCGAGGAGATCGGACGGCGGATGCAGGGGCACATCGATTTTTTCCTCTATAATCAACACCCTATGCCGGCCCGCCTGTTGCCCTTGCTAAGCCAGCGGTTTGCCGGCGCCTATGATCATCTGTCGCGACTGGCTGAATGGACGGCGGTCGATGGCGGGGAGGACAGCGAATGA
- a CDS encoding glycoside hydrolase family 3 N-terminal domain-containing protein, translating to MAALDLTAAPFHLDDEAIAWVHATRDGLMPRDKLAQLFVLLARGSADDARDMLRSFRPGGVTRIYTPDLEAEIALARDYDSFGPAPLLVSADLEGSRMSLPFGTSVPNPLALAAVDDVEATTAISTIMAAEARAVGLNWSFTPVIDINAAWRSAIVGTRSYGDNVERIERHALAQIAAFQAKGVAATVKHWPGEGYDDRDQHLVTTVNPLTLEEWEQKFGRLYRAAIKAGVMSVMSAHIAFPAFVRSLDPEAKGEAFRPASLSRVLNETLLREKLGFNGLIVSDATPMAGLGDWGHRDETLPELVIAGCDVILFSDDANADLMRLVKAVADGRLTQERVDEAVTRILALKAALGLHKARPELTFESAKSAVATDASRALARDVTERAITLVKDVPGLLPISKEKHKRVLVYSTGSVQPFAPEPIALTLPAMLEAEGFEVTVFTPELTVNAADYDLVLYLLAEETLLTRGRIFLDWKRLTGTVYGAMRRHWHDVPTLMVSLGFPYYLHDAPCVGTYVNAYGSSDEFQAAVLETLLGRKPFVGKSPVDPFCGSEQGRY from the coding sequence TTGGCCGCACTGGATTTAACCGCCGCCCCGTTTCACCTCGATGACGAGGCCATTGCCTGGGTACACGCTACCCGCGATGGACTGATGCCGCGGGACAAGCTTGCCCAGCTGTTCGTGCTCCTGGCGCGCGGTTCGGCCGATGATGCGCGCGACATGCTGCGCAGTTTTCGTCCGGGCGGGGTGACGCGCATCTATACGCCTGACCTTGAGGCCGAAATCGCGCTGGCCCGTGACTATGACAGTTTTGGTCCCGCGCCGCTTCTGGTGAGCGCCGACCTTGAAGGCAGCCGGATGAGCCTGCCCTTTGGCACCTCCGTGCCCAACCCGCTGGCGCTGGCCGCCGTGGACGATGTGGAGGCGACCACGGCGATCTCGACCATCATGGCCGCGGAAGCGCGCGCCGTGGGGCTCAACTGGAGTTTTACCCCCGTCATCGACATCAATGCGGCCTGGCGGAGCGCCATTGTCGGCACGCGCTCCTATGGAGACAATGTCGAGCGGATCGAACGGCACGCGCTGGCCCAAATCGCGGCATTCCAGGCCAAGGGCGTGGCGGCGACCGTAAAGCACTGGCCCGGTGAAGGATATGATGATCGCGACCAGCATCTGGTGACGACGGTCAATCCGCTGACGCTGGAGGAGTGGGAGCAGAAATTCGGGCGGCTTTATCGCGCGGCGATCAAGGCCGGGGTGATGAGCGTGATGTCCGCCCATATCGCCTTCCCCGCCTTTGTGCGTTCGCTCGACCCCGAGGCCAAGGGCGAAGCCTTCCGGCCGGCCTCGCTGAGCCGGGTGCTGAACGAAACGCTCTTGCGCGAAAAGCTGGGCTTTAACGGGCTGATCGTTTCGGACGCGACGCCGATGGCGGGCCTTGGCGATTGGGGACATCGGGACGAGACCCTGCCCGAGCTGGTGATTGCCGGCTGTGACGTCATTCTCTTTTCCGATGATGCCAATGCCGATCTGATGCGGCTGGTGAAAGCGGTGGCCGATGGGCGGCTGACGCAGGAGCGCGTTGACGAGGCGGTCACCCGTATCCTCGCCCTGAAGGCGGCGCTGGGCCTCCACAAGGCGCGGCCGGAGCTGACATTTGAGAGCGCCAAGAGCGCCGTGGCCACGGACGCCAGCCGGGCGCTGGCGCGGGATGTGACCGAGCGGGCGATTACGCTGGTCAAGGATGTGCCGGGCCTGCTGCCGATCTCAAAAGAAAAGCACAAGCGCGTGTTGGTCTATTCGACCGGGTCGGTGCAGCCCTTTGCGCCCGAGCCCATTGCGCTGACGCTGCCGGCCATGCTGGAGGCGGAAGGGTTTGAGGTGACGGTTTTTACGCCAGAGCTCACTGTGAACGCGGCGGACTATGACCTTGTGCTTTATCTGCTGGCCGAGGAAACGCTGCTGACGCGCGGCCGGATCTTCCTTGATTGGAAGCGGCTGACCGGGACGGTTTATGGCGCCATGCGCCGGCACTGGCACGATGTGCCGACGTTGATGGTGTCGCTGGGCTTTCCCTATTACCTCCACGACGCGCCGTGCGTGGGCACCTATGTCAACGCCTATGGCTCGAGCGATGAGTTTCAGGCCGCTGTGCTTGAGACGCTGCTGGGCCGGAAGCCTTTTGTGGGCAAGAGCCCGGTTGATCCGTTCTGCGGGAGTGAGCAGGGAAGGTATTGA
- a CDS encoding UvrD-helicase domain-containing protein, producing the protein MSRERGELSIPFDTTRAQGEATDPSRSIWVEANAGSGKTFVLTRRVLRLLLAGVFPESILCLTYTKAAAAEMRGRVSAELAAWAVMPQDRLYKELQGLTGAAVTDVIVGRARTLFARSLETPGGLRILTIHAFCEAVLHRFPIEAGVPFDFSVIEEDQQNQMIMAARESVLADGLRGGENRAAVETLFGLMSDYAIGEAINSGLSLGARLDGVLADPEAAKARLRRIVGYSGASAESLETSLVANTLLASSALKLLIGEGSDNPDAATLRSLVLTKDGSPRARLVTKAQEKALPGIGEMMAEEQSRILQIDQKMIAARLIERSEAVLDVLVAIARRYERDKRRHSLLDFDDLVEKLGDLFANPAIGPWVQYKLDAGIDHILVDESQDTNERQWRVVKAIAEEFFAGSGAVERPRSVFAVGDQKQSIYSFQGAQPALFGLTGGEFHRKAQAAEKQFARLPLHTSFRTLAGILNAVDLVCARPDIQAALLAEDKVGHNAARTQPGGTVTLWPPLRTGEAEAGDGEWPREPVEAEQSGPRQVAMRIAAEIRGWVDNHRPLGHRGRAVTADDVLILVQSRNVLFQEIIRVLRLQHLPTPGADRLGVTGHIAVLDLLALIDVLLNPADDLQLAALLRSPLFDVSEDDLFQLASPRSGGQRLWSALLATTIPNAREAADRLTRWRAELDFERPYEFLTRVLYAEGGLKRFHARLGTEVDEVLSEFLELAIAHEQTEQPSLQGFAADMRRRNVSIKRELAEGGSGVRVMTVHGAKGLEAPVVILADATAKPSGSQTGTPVYLDERPEGPIFFHAGSKGQRTTEIEEIKDRIDEVRLEEYWRKLYVGMTRAEDELYVTGALTVKGKLDGTWYEAIEGALRPHGQRVDDVNGQEAALVFPADRPVIAPLSVPVPGARAGFSPLMLAPLPEFVAVPVLSPSAEGENAPILQSNAEKVRDAELARKSGLALHALLQHMTGIARSDWDKVMPRAMEALLPDHGEAHNMVMNRARSILERADLAPLFGPQSRAEVPFLVKAERGGEAVQLSGRIDRLVVDDEGVLVVDYKSDAHVPDRPEAIPARYLTQLGLYALVAGQLFPGRIVRAAILWTELESLMNLPSGLLDAARADFTLR; encoded by the coding sequence ATGAGCCGGGAACGGGGCGAGCTTTCCATCCCTTTTGACACCACGCGGGCGCAGGGCGAAGCGACCGATCCCAGTCGCTCCATCTGGGTGGAAGCCAATGCAGGATCAGGGAAAACTTTCGTTCTGACCCGGCGGGTGCTGCGGCTTTTGCTGGCCGGGGTGTTTCCGGAATCGATCCTGTGCCTCACCTATACCAAGGCGGCGGCGGCGGAGATGCGGGGGCGCGTTTCGGCCGAACTGGCGGCCTGGGCCGTGATGCCGCAGGATAGATTATATAAGGAATTGCAGGGGCTTACCGGGGCAGCGGTGACCGATGTTATCGTCGGTCGGGCGCGAACCCTGTTCGCCCGGTCGCTGGAAACGCCGGGTGGGCTGAGGATATTGACCATCCACGCCTTCTGCGAGGCCGTTCTGCACCGGTTTCCGATCGAAGCGGGGGTGCCATTCGACTTCTCGGTGATCGAAGAAGACCAGCAAAATCAAATGATTATGGCTGCCCGCGAGTCGGTTCTGGCCGATGGTTTGCGGGGTGGGGAAAACCGGGCGGCGGTCGAGACCCTGTTCGGGCTGATGAGCGACTATGCCATTGGCGAAGCTATCAATTCCGGCCTCTCACTGGGGGCGCGGCTTGATGGCGTGCTGGCCGATCCAGAGGCCGCCAAGGCCCGGCTGCGGCGCATTGTGGGCTATTCCGGCGCGTCAGCAGAGAGCCTCGAAACGTCACTTGTTGCTAACACACTGTTAGCATCGAGCGCGCTCAAACTTCTGATTGGTGAAGGATCTGACAATCCGGATGCGGCGACGCTGCGTAGCCTCGTTTTGACCAAGGATGGAAGCCCGCGCGCGCGGCTGGTGACCAAGGCGCAGGAGAAGGCGCTGCCCGGCATCGGCGAGATGATGGCGGAAGAGCAGTCGCGCATTCTCCAGATCGACCAGAAGATGATCGCCGCGCGGCTGATCGAGCGCAGCGAGGCGGTGCTCGACGTGCTGGTGGCGATCGCTCGGCGCTATGAGCGCGACAAGCGGCGCCACTCGCTGCTCGACTTCGACGATCTGGTCGAAAAACTCGGCGACCTCTTTGCCAATCCGGCGATCGGGCCATGGGTGCAATATAAGCTCGATGCCGGGATCGACCATATTCTGGTCGATGAGAGCCAGGATACCAATGAGCGGCAATGGCGGGTGGTGAAGGCCATCGCCGAAGAATTCTTTGCCGGTTCCGGCGCAGTGGAGCGGCCACGCTCGGTATTTGCCGTGGGCGACCAGAAACAGTCGATCTATTCCTTCCAAGGGGCGCAACCGGCGCTGTTCGGACTGACCGGGGGCGAATTTCATCGCAAGGCGCAGGCGGCGGAAAAGCAGTTCGCGCGGCTACCGCTGCACACGAGTTTCCGGACGCTGGCGGGAATTCTCAACGCAGTAGACCTCGTCTGCGCGCGTCCCGATATCCAGGCGGCGCTGCTCGCCGAGGACAAGGTGGGCCACAATGCGGCCCGCACCCAGCCGGGCGGCACAGTGACCCTGTGGCCGCCCCTGCGCACCGGCGAGGCCGAGGCAGGCGACGGCGAATGGCCGCGCGAGCCGGTGGAAGCCGAGCAAAGCGGACCGCGTCAGGTTGCCATGCGCATTGCCGCCGAGATCCGGGGCTGGGTCGACAACCACAGGCCGCTGGGCCATCGGGGCAGGGCGGTTACCGCCGACGACGTGCTGATCCTCGTCCAGTCACGAAACGTGCTGTTCCAGGAGATCATCCGGGTCCTGCGGCTGCAGCACCTGCCGACGCCGGGCGCCGACCGGCTCGGGGTGACCGGCCATATCGCCGTGCTTGACCTCCTTGCGCTGATCGACGTGCTGCTCAACCCTGCCGATGATCTGCAACTGGCGGCGCTGCTGCGCTCGCCGCTGTTCGACGTCAGCGAGGACGATCTCTTTCAGCTGGCCAGTCCCCGCAGTGGCGGGCAAAGACTTTGGTCGGCGCTTTTGGCGACGACGATTCCCAATGCACGCGAGGCGGCAGACCGGCTGACGCGCTGGCGGGCCGAGCTCGACTTCGAGCGGCCCTATGAGTTTCTCACGCGCGTGCTCTATGCCGAAGGCGGGCTCAAGCGCTTCCACGCGCGGCTGGGGACGGAAGTGGACGAGGTGCTGTCCGAGTTCCTTGAACTCGCGATTGCCCACGAGCAGACCGAGCAGCCCTCGCTGCAGGGCTTTGCCGCGGACATGCGGCGGCGCAATGTGTCGATCAAGCGCGAGCTGGCCGAAGGCGGCAGCGGCGTGCGGGTGATGACTGTTCACGGCGCCAAGGGGCTGGAGGCGCCGGTGGTGATTCTCGCCGACGCGACCGCCAAACCCAGTGGCAGCCAGACCGGCACGCCGGTTTATCTCGATGAGCGGCCAGAAGGCCCGATCTTCTTTCACGCCGGCAGCAAGGGCCAGCGGACGACGGAAATCGAGGAGATCAAGGACCGGATCGATGAAGTTCGGCTCGAGGAATATTGGCGCAAACTCTATGTGGGCATGACCCGCGCCGAGGATGAGCTCTATGTGACCGGCGCCCTCACGGTAAAAGGCAAGCTCGACGGCACCTGGTATGAGGCCATCGAGGGGGCGCTGCGGCCGCACGGGCAGCGCGTGGACGATGTGAACGGGCAGGAAGCAGCGCTGGTCTTCCCCGCGGACCGACCAGTCATCGCGCCGCTGAGCGTGCCTGTACCGGGAGCCCGTGCGGGCTTTTCGCCGCTGATGCTGGCGCCGCTGCCCGAGTTTGTCGCCGTGCCGGTTCTCTCGCCTTCGGCAGAGGGCGAGAACGCTCCAATCCTTCAGAGCAATGCCGAGAAGGTGCGCGACGCCGAACTGGCGCGCAAAAGCGGGCTGGCGCTGCATGCGCTGCTGCAACATATGACCGGCATCGCGCGCAGCGACTGGGACAAGGTGATGCCGCGCGCCATGGAAGCGCTGCTGCCCGACCATGGCGAGGCGCATAACATGGTGATGAACCGGGCCCGGAGCATTCTCGAGCGGGCCGACCTCGCTCCTCTTTTCGGGCCGCAGAGCCGCGCCGAAGTGCCGTTCCTGGTCAAGGCAGAGCGCGGAGGCGAGGCCGTTCAACTCTCCGGGCGCATCGACCGGCTGGTGGTTGACGACGAGGGTGTGTTGGTGGTCGACTACAAGTCCGATGCGCATGTGCCGGACCGACCCGAGGCGATACCCGCCCGCTATCTGACCCAGCTTGGGCTATATGCGCTGGTTGCAGGTCAGCTTTTCCCCGGCCGGATCGTGCGCGCCGCCATTTTGTGGACCGAGTTGGAATCATTGATGAATTTACCTTCTGGCCTGCTCGACGCAGCACGGGCAGATTTCACCCTGCGGTGA
- the trxA gene encoding thioredoxin — protein MTHQVSDANFGEEVLNSNVPVLVDFWAEWCGPCLAIAPVLDELSTELEGKVKIVKLNVDQNPSTTAQYGVRSIPTMILFKNGEAADMKIGAGTPKAGLAKWLEGHSA, from the coding sequence ATGACTCACCAAGTTTCCGACGCCAATTTCGGCGAGGAAGTGCTCAACTCCAACGTGCCGGTCCTGGTGGATTTCTGGGCGGAATGGTGCGGACCGTGCCTGGCGATCGCGCCGGTTCTCGATGAATTGTCCACCGAGCTCGAAGGCAAGGTGAAGATCGTCAAGCTCAACGTCGATCAGAACCCCTCGACCACCGCCCAGTATGGCGTGCGCTCGATCCCGACCATGATCCTGTTCAAGAACGGCGAAGCCGCCGACATGAAGATCGGCGCCGGCACCCCCAAGGCAGGTCTCGCCAAATGGCTTGAAGGCCACTCCGCTTAA
- a CDS encoding folylpolyglutamate synthase/dihydrofolate synthase family protein, whose translation MSRTDAILKRLSQLHPRLIDLSLDRMLPLLEKLSNPQDHLPPVIHVAGTNGKGSTIAHLRAFLEAAGKSVHVYNSPHLVRFNERIRLAGKLVETDRLNAALEEVEAINAGEGITFFEVTTVTAFKLFAETPADYLLLETGMGGRFDTTNVVKQPLGTIITPVDFDHQGFLGNTLAEIADNKAGILKRGALSVMGLQRPEARKVLERAAHRLGITPIWQGEDFHGSAQDGRLVYSDEQGLLDLPPSALLGPHQYDNAALAIAATRHFGLPVDDKDIAEGLRRITWPARMQPIRHGDLRDLLSLGHELWLDGGHNPHGAAALARTIAELDTAKKRPLIMIMGMMSNRDPAEFLAAFTDFAPEVMTLAIPGEENAHPADHIAARAKTLGFAAQPMASIEAALAEAAKTPDARVLICGSLYLAGDVLAKNNTPPD comes from the coding sequence ATGTCCCGCACTGACGCCATTCTCAAGCGCCTCAGCCAGCTCCATCCAAGACTGATCGATCTCAGCCTCGATCGCATGCTGCCGCTCCTGGAAAAGCTGAGCAATCCGCAGGACCATCTGCCGCCGGTGATCCATGTCGCCGGCACCAATGGCAAGGGCTCCACCATCGCCCATCTGCGCGCCTTTCTCGAGGCTGCGGGCAAGTCGGTGCACGTTTATAATTCCCCCCACCTCGTGCGCTTCAACGAGCGCATCCGCCTCGCCGGCAAGCTGGTCGAAACCGACCGCCTCAACGCCGCGCTCGAAGAGGTGGAAGCCATCAATGCCGGCGAGGGCATCACCTTTTTCGAGGTGACCACGGTCACCGCCTTCAAGCTGTTCGCCGAAACCCCGGCCGATTATCTCCTCCTCGAAACCGGCATGGGCGGGCGTTTCGACACCACCAATGTGGTCAAGCAACCCCTCGGCACCATCATCACCCCGGTCGACTTCGACCACCAGGGGTTCCTCGGCAATACCCTTGCCGAGATCGCCGACAACAAGGCCGGCATCCTCAAACGCGGCGCCCTCTCGGTCATGGGCCTCCAGCGCCCCGAAGCGAGAAAAGTGCTCGAACGCGCCGCCCATCGCCTTGGGATCACCCCCATCTGGCAGGGCGAGGATTTCCACGGCTCCGCCCAGGACGGGCGCCTTGTCTATTCCGACGAGCAGGGGCTCCTCGACCTGCCGCCCTCGGCCCTCCTCGGCCCGCACCAATATGACAACGCCGCGCTCGCCATCGCCGCAACGCGCCATTTCGGTCTGCCGGTCGATGACAAAGACATTGCCGAGGGCCTCCGCCGCATCACCTGGCCCGCCCGCATGCAACCCATCCGCCACGGCGATCTGCGCGACCTCCTCTCCCTCGGCCACGAACTCTGGCTCGATGGCGGGCACAATCCCCACGGCGCCGCCGCCCTCGCCCGCACCATTGCCGAGCTCGACACTGCCAAAAAGCGCCCGCTGATCATGATCATGGGCATGATGAGCAATCGCGACCCGGCCGAATTCCTCGCCGCCTTCACCGATTTCGCGCCCGAGGTGATGACCCTGGCTATCCCCGGCGAGGAAAACGCCCATCCGGCCGATCACATCGCCGCCCGCGCCAAAACCCTCGGCTTTGCCGCCCAGCCCATGGCTTCCATCGAAGCCGCCCTGGCGGAGGCCGCCAAGACGCCCGACGCCCGCGTCCTCATCTGCGGCTCCCTCTACCTCGCGGGCGATGTCCTGGCGAAAAACAACACCCCGCCGGACTGA